Genomic window (Sulfurovum sp. NBC37-1):
CGGTCGGTACTACATAAAGATACCAGGTAGGTAATACAGGGATCGTTTCAAAAGGGTCCCCCATGAACAGCAGCCGTGTTGTAAATGCAATCAGCATTTCATAAAAGGTAATGAAAAATCCACTGATAACACCCGTCAACAATGTTGCGATTATCAGTTTGGCAATCATGCTCTTACTCTATCCTCTTGTTCTGCATAGTTCATTATATACTTTTTTGAATAAAAAGCTCTCAAGTTCAGACATGAACCCGACCGAGATCAAGCAATACTCTGGTCCCTTCGCCTTTTTTCGATCTGATCTGTATCTCTATTTCTTCATCGTCACAGTAGGCTTTGACCAGGGCCAAGCCGATCCCCTTACCTTCTTTTTTTCTGTCACTCTGATAGTAACGTTCATACACCTTCAGAAGTTCGGCCTCATCCATTCCCACACCTTCATCGCCGATCGTAAGCACATCTCCATCGAGTACCACAGAAATCAGGGATGTTTTATCCGAATACTTCATCGCATTCATCAGCAGATTATCTATCATCTTCTCAAAGCCAATCCTGTCGACCCTGATCATCATCTCATCGACATCAAGATGAAAACTGTTGCGTCCGAATGATTCAAATGCCTCTATGCGTTCATGAAGTAAATGATACAGATTCACGTCCTCTTTTTCTATAGGATGGATCTCTTTTTGAATACTGTAGACCAACTCTTCATACAGTCGTTCCAGTCTATCGGAGGATGCTTCAATACGCTCCAGTCGTTTGAGGGACCTCTCTTCCTTCTGTAAATGTTTTTTCAGCATAGATACATTGGCTTTAATAGTCGCGACAGGGATATTCAGTTCATGCAGTATCTCCGAACTTAGATGCGAAAGGTTGGCATCAAGTTCCGCTTTGGGTGCCAGAACATGAGAGGAGATAATATAGCCCCATCCCCCGGCAAGAATAAGCACAAGCAGTACCGCCATAAGAAAATTCACTTCGGAAAAACCCTCATTCTTTAAAAACCAATAGACAAAACTCAAAAGTATCGCCACACTGGAAAAATAGCCAAGAGCTGCAAGCAGAATCTGTTTTTTATGGTTCGATATCTTCACGTTTCCCTACTCTGCCCACCGGTAACCTACACCACGGATGTTGACAATATTCTCGGGGAAATATTTTTTCAACTGCGTGATATAGACCCGAAGCGCACCGTCACTGGCACTCTGCCCCGCTGCCCAGAGTCTGCCCTTGATCTCATCACTGCTGACCACTTCGCCTTTAGCCTGTATCAGCAGCAGCAGCAGTTCGATCGCTTTTTTTGTCACATCAAGTGTTTCCCCGTCCAGATAGAGTGTCTTGGCAGCCGTATCGAGACTGTATTCGCCTATAATTATTCGCTCCTGACGGATCTGACGACGCAGTACAGCCTGTATGCGAAGCATCAGTTCATCCAGGTCGATCGGCTTTTTCATATAGTCATCCGCCCCTTTTTCAAAGCCTTCCGAAAGAGAAGCTTTGTCCTCTCTGGATGTCAGGAAGATCGTCGGCGTGGTATCGCCGCTCTGACGCAGTTTCTGCAAGAGGTCAAAACCGTTCTCATAGGGAAGATTGACGTCGAAAAGATAAAGATCGAAGACCTGTTTGTAGCTCATCTCCAATGCAGAATAAGGGTCCATGGCTGTCTCTACTGCATATCCCTCTTCTTCCAGAAAATCTTCCAGAGTCTCGTTAAAAAGCTGATCATCTTCCAGTACAAGTATACATACCAACTGTTTTTCCTTTATGTTTACAATGGTTTCTAAAAATATTTTCACCCGATACGACAAAGGAATACGCTACCCATGGAATGGACGCTTGCGTTTGTGACTGCCAGAGTATTGGATGAAAAACACACCACACTTATGGATGATTATACCTCAAAACTGTATAATTTTGAACAATGAAATACAGAAGGTACACTTTTGAAACAGAAACATTCATTTTTCAAACACAGTGAAGGCAAGATACTGATCATAGGACTGGGACTTTTAGGACTTTTTGTTTTGCTGATCTTCTTGAGTGCCCTCTTTTTTCCCCGGACCGTACAGCCTCTTTTAAGTATCACGGCAACCAATCTCATTTTTGGAAGAATGGCAGGCCTCTCCATAGGTATTTCAGCACAGATGGATACCCTATTATTGATATTCTTCAACTTTTTCATTGAGTCGATCATGGTCCTGATACTTTATCCCTTGTTTGTACAGAGCTGGAACAAACTTGAAATCATTACCTACAAACCCCTCCATAACTTTTTTGAACGTTCACAGAAAACAGTAAAGAAGTACCAGCCCTATATCAAAAAATACGGTATCCCCGGGCTGATAATCTTCGTGCTCAGCCCGATCGCCATGACGGGGCCGGTCGTAGGCAGTTTTATAGGTTATATCATCGGGTTCAGCCACCGTAAAACACTGACGACCATTCTTTCGGCAACCCTTATAGCCATTATACTATGGGTCTACCTCATCGGTCATTTCAAAGATTTTCTTGTCACGTACAGTCATATCATCTCTATTGGGTTCCTGACAGTGGCTATTTTAATGGGAGTGTGGTATTTGATGAAGAGGTATGTGTTAAAATAGGTTCATGTAAATGCCGTCAGATTATACCAGCCTACGCGGGTCGCTTTGCTCCACCACTTCGGTTCCGACACTAAAAACGTGAAGCAGTTCACGTTTTCTTAACGCGTCTCACATATACATCCCGCCGTTGACTTTTAGGGTTTCTCCTGTAATGTAGGAAGCATGGTCAGAGAGCAGGAAAGCGACTGCTTCGGCTACTTCTTTCGGTTCACCGAATCTTCCCATCGGGATCTTTGCGGTAAAAGCGTCTTTCACCTCATCTTTAAGCACATCGGTCATCTCCGTTGCGATGAATCCCGGAGTGACTGTATTGTAACGAATGTTCCTTGGCGCGGCTTCTATGGCAAAACTCTTCGTCATTGCGATCGTTCCGCCTTTGCTTGCCGCATAATTGGTCTGCCCGGCATTGCCTGTCTCACCTACGATGGAAGCGATGTTCACGACTGAGCCAAAACGCTTTTTCCCCATCACCTTGACCGCTTCACGGCAGCCGATGAAGGTCGATTTGAGATTGGCCTCTATGACCGACATGAAATCTTCCGTTTTCATACGCATTGCCAGTTTATCATTGGTGATCCCCGCATTATTCACAAGATAGGAGAGTTCTCCATCCGCAGTAACGATCGACTTGATCGCAGCGACGAATGCCTCTTCGTCACTCACATCAAAACCGATCACTTCGGCCTTGCCTCCGGCAGCCTCTATAGCAGC
Coding sequences:
- the fabG gene encoding 3-oxoacyl-ACP reductase FabG, with translation MKFSGNNVLVTGASRGIGAQIAKTLAQMGLKVWVNYRSGEAEANAVKAAIEAAGGKAEVIGFDVSDEEAFVAAIKSIVTADGELSYLVNNAGITNDKLAMRMKTEDFMSVIEANLKSTFIGCREAVKVMGKKRFGSVVNIASIVGETGNAGQTNYAASKGGTIAMTKSFAIEAAPRNIRYNTVTPGFIATEMTDVLKDEVKDAFTAKIPMGRFGEPKEVAEAVAFLLSDHASYITGETLKVNGGMYM
- a CDS encoding COG2426 family protein, which encodes MKQKHSFFKHSEGKILIIGLGLLGLFVLLIFLSALFFPRTVQPLLSITATNLIFGRMAGLSIGISAQMDTLLLIFFNFFIESIMVLILYPLFVQSWNKLEIITYKPLHNFFERSQKTVKKYQPYIKKYGIPGLIIFVLSPIAMTGPVVGSFIGYIIGFSHRKTLTTILSATLIAIILWVYLIGHFKDFLVTYSHIISIGFLTVAILMGVWYLMKRYVLK
- a CDS encoding response regulator transcription factor; protein product: MVCILVLEDDQLFNETLEDFLEEEGYAVETAMDPYSALEMSYKQVFDLYLFDVNLPYENGFDLLQKLRQSGDTTPTIFLTSREDKASLSEGFEKGADDYMKKPIDLDELMLRIQAVLRRQIRQERIIIGEYSLDTAAKTLYLDGETLDVTKKAIELLLLLIQAKGEVVSSDEIKGRLWAAGQSASDGALRVYITQLKKYFPENIVNIRGVGYRWAE
- a CDS encoding sensor histidine kinase, encoding MKISNHKKQILLAALGYFSSVAILLSFVYWFLKNEGFSEVNFLMAVLLVLILAGGWGYIISSHVLAPKAELDANLSHLSSEILHELNIPVATIKANVSMLKKHLQKEERSLKRLERIEASSDRLERLYEELVYSIQKEIHPIEKEDVNLYHLLHERIEAFESFGRNSFHLDVDEMMIRVDRIGFEKMIDNLLMNAMKYSDKTSLISVVLDGDVLTIGDEGVGMDEAELLKVYERYYQSDRKKEGKGIGLALVKAYCDDEEIEIQIRSKKGEGTRVLLDLGRVHV